The Novipirellula galeiformis nucleotide sequence GGGATGACGATGTTTGGAGTGACGACGCCCTGCGTGACCGATGTGAGGCAGCGGATGGAGCAGTGCGGGGTCGATTGTCTCGTGTTTCACGCGACGGGTACGGGCGGGCGGGCAATGGAGCGGCTAGTCGAAAACGGCATGATTCAAGGCGTTCTAGACGTGACCACCACCGAGGTCGCCGATGAAGTGGTCGGCGGCGTGTTTGCGGCGGGTCCCAAACGCTTCGATGCGATCATCGAAAAACGTATCCCGTACGTCGTCAGCCTGGGGGCGCTCGATATGGTGAACTTCGGTTCCCAGGAGACCGTGCCGACTCAGTTCCGAGACCGTCGGCTGCACGTTCACAACGAACAGGTCACATTGATGCGGACGACCGTAGAGGAGAATCGGAAAATCGCCCGCTGGATGGCCGCAAAGTTCATTCACGCCACGGCGCCGTTGATCCTGGCAATCCCCGAGCAGGGATTGTCGATGCTGGATTCGCCGGGACAACCGTTCTACGATCCGCAAGCCGATGCGGCCTTATTCGAAGAATTGGAAACCCGCCTGGAACCGAATCCGAATTGTCGTATCGTGCGTTTGCCGCACCACATCAACGACACCCGGTTTTGTGAACAATTGGTTGAGCTTTATGCGGGTCTCGGAGCCGAGTCAGAAGCTGCAGCTGCCAGCGGAGTGTTCTAGGGCGTCGGCGGTGCGGAGGACTTGCTACTGCGGTCCAACCAACGGTAGAGCGTCTTGCGGGTCACGTTGAGCGCCGCTGCGGCCCGCGTCACGTTCCCGTCGGCATCTCGGAGTGCACGTTGGGCTTGCTCCTGTTTTGATGGGAGCGGACCGTCCGCGTCGTCCGCTGTCGAACGTAGATGTGGATGGGGTTCAAA carries:
- a CDS encoding Tm-1-like ATP-binding domain-containing protein, with the protein product MTAAVYAVGTMDTKGEELAYVKECLRSVGIEVKMVDVGTQLSPTITPDITRDEVTAESGLVSQHSDRGQAVAAMGFALQEFLATQCAAGRVSGVIGIGGSGGTSIVTRAMRALPIGLPKVMVSTVASGNTAPYVDCSDITMMYSVVDVAGLNVVSRKILANAAHAISGMVQSATTSFDAGPTVGMTMFGVTTPCVTDVRQRMEQCGVDCLVFHATGTGGRAMERLVENGMIQGVLDVTTTEVADEVVGGVFAAGPKRFDAIIEKRIPYVVSLGALDMVNFGSQETVPTQFRDRRLHVHNEQVTLMRTTVEENRKIARWMAAKFIHATAPLILAIPEQGLSMLDSPGQPFYDPQADAALFEELETRLEPNPNCRIVRLPHHINDTRFCEQLVELYAGLGAESEAAAASGVF